One Nicotiana sylvestris chromosome 12, ASM39365v2, whole genome shotgun sequence genomic window carries:
- the LOC104221642 gene encoding cyclin-dependent kinase G-2 — protein MAAGRHGGYRDNEFRGREAEFEVSRRELGCPKGDYDRIRNVDRDFDRDRVHDRSSRDRGRLRQKDVKEREVINGSYRFTSSRSDSGSSDGGAGRSGFSVRAVDREPGELSSESGSDGAIDSDWKTKNAANGNQSPVQSKKRKFSPIIWDRDEKEANRMSKSRNSPAAAKLPPPPPLPKSSVQSPNLPLERVEQVSPLNNNNDIIQSTGPSQHNPNTAIGSHVDASESPVDVGSPPPDEERLPEQQDARIVEEDEYVPTIRASRWATDADSPADEGLISDDDMPRLKKQRAVSQSADMGGHRKSVTPEFGELKRDNSGGNRARSSDSDEHIRSSSRDSYQDNDLDKNDSMDVDKDRNYDGTSVSQSDTESEDEHDSRGIPEPALPPQRSVNMLQGCRSVDEFERLNRIDEGTYGVVYRARDKKTGEIVALKKVKMEKEREGFPLTSLREINILLSIHHPSIVDVKEVVVGSSLDSIFMVMEYMEHDLKALMETMKQPFSQSEVKCLMLQLLQGIKYLHDNWVLHRDLKTSNLLLNNRGELKICDFGLARQYGSPLKPYTHLVVTLWYRAPELLLGAKQYSTAIDMWSLGCIMAEMLSKEALFNGKTEVDQIDKIFKILGTPNETIWPGFSKLPGVKVNFVKYQFNSLRKKFPATSFTGLPVLSDAGFDLLNKLLTYDPEKRITADAALNHEWFREVPLPKSKEFMPTFPAQHAQDRRVRRVMKSPDPLEEQRRKELKQGVLGTGGLFG, from the exons ATGGCTGCTGGAAGACATGGTGGCTACAGGGATAATGAATTTAGGGGCCGTGAGGCTGAGTTCGAGGTTTCAAGGAGGGAGCTTGGTTGTCCTAAGGGGGATTATGATCGAATTAGGAACGTTGATCGGGATTTTGATAGGGATCGAGTTCACGACAGGAGTAGTCGAGATAGGGGTAGGTTGAGACAGAAGGATGTAAAAGAAAGGGAGGTCATAAATGGCAGTTATAGGTTCACGTCAAGCAGGAGTGATTCTGGTAGTAGTGATGGTGGAGCGGGGAGAAGTGGGTTTAGTGTCAGGGCTGTTGACCGAGAGCCCGGGGAACTGTCTAGTGAGAGTGGGTCTGATGGGGCTATTGATTCGGACTGGAAGACCAAGAATGCGGCCAATGGGAACCAGTCACCTGTACAGAGCAAGAAACGAAAATTCTCTCCAATTATCTGGGATAGGGATGAAAAGGAAGCTAATAGAATGTCGAAGAGTAGAAACTCACCAGCAGCTGCTAAGCTACCTCCTCCGCCTCCATTGCCGAAGTCATCTGTCCAGTCGCCTAACCTTCCCTTAGAAAGGGTTGAGCAGGTCTCGCCAttgaataataataatgatattaTTCAGAGCACGGGGCCGTCCCAACATAATCCAAATACAGCAATTGGTTCACATGTTGATGCATCTGAATCCCCAGTTGACGTAGGTTCACCACCTCCTGACGAAGAGCGATTGCCCGAGCAGCAGGATGCCAGGATAGTAGAAGAAGATGAATATGTGCCGACTATAAGAGCTTCTCGATGGGCAACTGACGCTGACTCTCCAGCTGATGAAGGTTTGATTTCAGATGATGATATGCCTCGATTGAAGAAGCAACGAGCAGTTTCACAGTCAGCTGACATGGGTGGACACAGGAAATCAGTAACTCCAGAATTTGGGGAGCTCAAGAGAGACAACTCTGGAGGAAATAGAGCAAGGTCCTCAGATTCAGATGAACATATTAGGTCTTCCAGCAGAGATAGTTACCAGGACAATGATTTAGATAAGAATGACTCAATGGATGTGGATAAGGACCGTAATTATGATGGTACTAGTGTTAGCCAGTCAGATACAGAATCTGAAGATGAACACGATTCTCGTGGTATACCAGAGCCTGCACTTCCTCCACAAAGGAGCGTAAACATGCTGCAGGGGTGTAGAAGTGTCGATGAATTCGAGCGGCTTAACAGGATAGATGAAGGTACCTATGGTGTTGTTTACAGAGCTAGAGATAAGAAGACAGGAGAAATTGTTGCACTAAAGAAGGTTAAGATGGAGAAGGAACGAGAAGGATTTCCCTTGACATCTCTAAGGGAGATAAACATTCTTCTTTCTATTCATCACCCCTCAATTGTAGATGTTAAAGAAGTAGTTGTAGGAAGCAGTCTTGACAGCATTTTTATGGTGATGGAGTACATGGAACATGATCTGAAGGCATTAATGGAGACAATGAAACAACCGTTTAGCCAAAGTGAAGTCAAATGTCTTATGCTCCAGCTTTTGCAGGGTATCAAGTATCTTCATGATAATTGGGTCCTTCACCGAGATCTGAAGACTTCAAATTTGCTTCTAAACAACCGAGGTGAGTTGAAGATTTGTGACTTTGGTTTAGCTCGTCAATATGGGAGCCCCCTGAAACCATACACTCATTTGGTGGTTACTTTATGGTACAG GGCGCCAGAACTTCTCTTGGGAGCCAAACAATATTCTACTGCAATTGACATGTGGTCACTGGGTTGTATCATGGCTGAAATGCTATCCAAAGAAGCGCTTTTCAATGGAAAAACAGAAGTTGATCAAATTGACAAG ATTTTCAAAATTCTCGGAACCCCAAATGAGACAATATGGCCAGGGTTTTCTAAACTTCCTGGGGTGAAGGTCAACTTTGTAAAGTACCA GTTTAATTCGTTAAGAAAAAAATTTCCCGCTACATCCTTCACTGGGCTACCAGTCCTATCTGATGCTGGCTTTGACCTGTTGAATAAGCTTCTAACTTATGATCCTGAGAAG AGAATAACTGCCGATGCTGCTTTAAACCATGAGTGGTTTCGTGAAGTTCCGCTCCCCAAGTCTAAAGAATTCATGCCTACTTTCCCTGCACAGCATGCACAAGATAG GCGTGTGCGAAGAGTAATGAAGAGTCCAGATCCTCTTGAGGAGCAGCGAAGAAAGGAGCTGAAGCAAGGGGTGTTAGGAACTGGTGGATTGTTTGGCTAA
- the LOC138883171 gene encoding uncharacterized protein, whose product MDELIGNLKTYEMKRKKDSEKRESKKEKTLVLKAESSDSSDEDSDMAYLTKRFQKMVRRNGGIPKRGSSSKARNNDLYHRYGKPGHFIKDCPLAKQEQYKQNPDKAVKRNLVPDKRFNQKIAADNIVKQALDAWGDSSNELEREPDAENSSMMAVETKATKYDSLFALMAQSDEDEEDEDDEEILTLELGEVEQSRDDLVVCVVDLNETIANLEKEKEALNEKITSVENKRYGLMVVVVDLKETVESLSNEKHTLEGKNSATEQERDDFLVIIIDLEETIEGLNTEHRSMSLGKGKDVASETHVKLEHELNDVKTSLCGELEKNRQLQAELEKVKIDLEKSLKWT is encoded by the exons atggatgagttgattggtaatttgaagacatacgagatgaaaagaaagaaagacagtgaaaaGAGAGAGTCGAAGAAGGAAAAGACCCTAGTACTCAAAGCTGAAAGCAGTGActcaagtgatgaagatagtgacatggcctatcttactaaaagatttcaaaagatggttcgaagaaatggtggtataccaaagagGGGAAGTTCAAGTAAAGCAAGGAATAATGATCTCTATCACAGGTACGGAaagccagggcatttcatcaaagactgcccactCGCAAAACAGGAGCAATACAAACAAAACCCTGACAAAGCAGTAAAAAGGAACTTGGTTCCAGACAAACGATTCAATCAAAAAATTGCAGCTGACAATATTGTGAAGCAGGCTCTTGatgcttggggagactcctccaaTGAATTAGAAAGGGAACCAGATGCAGAAaacagttccatgatggcagtggaaactaAAGCAACGAAGTATGACTCACTGTTCGCGCTGATGGCTCAGTCTGacgaggatgaagaagatgaagatgatgag GAAATCTTGACCTTAGAACTAGGAGAAGTTGAACAATCCAGAGATGATCTAGTTGTTTGTGTAGTGGacctaaatgagaccatagctaatcttgaaaaagaaaaagaagctttaaatgaaaagataactagtgtagaaaataAAAGATATGGCTTGATGGTAGTGGTGGTTGACTTGAAGGAAACAGTAGAAAGTCTCAGCAATGAGAAACACACTCTAGAAGGAAAAAATTCAGCTACTGAGCAAGAGAGGGATGATTTTTTAGTGATAATCATTGacctagaggaaaccattgagggactaAATACAGAACATAGGAGTATGagtcttgggaaagggaaggaCGTAGCTAGTGAGACACACGTCAAGCTTGAACATGAATTAAACGATGTGAAAACCAGTCTATGtggtgaacttgagaaaaatcggcaacttcaagctgaattggagaaagtcaaaattgatcttgagaaatctctgaagTGGACCTAG